A genomic window from Sulfurospirillum diekertiae includes:
- a CDS encoding chemotaxis protein CheD — MLPRKFIHVGEIFVAINPTEIVTVLGSCVGVCLYDKVQMIGGMNHYLLPLWNGNGLESPKFGNISIPKMIENMENIGCSRRNMEAKIFGGANIHKTNTEGQMIGQKNIMIAKEILKQYTIPIKAEDTGGNNGRRIMMVSDANRIILKYVQNEIMDND, encoded by the coding sequence ATGTTGCCAAGAAAGTTTATCCATGTAGGAGAGATTTTTGTTGCCATCAATCCCACAGAAATCGTCACAGTCTTAGGCTCTTGTGTTGGAGTCTGCTTGTACGACAAAGTGCAAATGATTGGTGGAATGAATCACTATCTTTTACCACTATGGAATGGCAATGGATTGGAGAGTCCAAAATTTGGCAATATCTCTATTCCTAAGATGATAGAAAATATGGAAAATATTGGATGTTCAAGGCGCAACATGGAAGCGAAAATCTTCGGAGGAGCAAATATCCATAAAACCAACACCGAAGGGCAGATGATAGGGCAAAAAAATATCATGATTGCCAAGGAGATTTTGAAGCAATATACTATTCCTATCAAAGCCGAAGATACGGGCGGAAATAATGGCAGACGCATCATGATGGTAAGTGATGCTAACAGAATCATCCTCAAATATGTACAAAATGAGATAATGGACAATGATTAG
- a CDS encoding ATP-binding protein, whose translation MDKKSKARESVEGLGLGLSVVNALVDSLDGEIDYESSEEGTTFTVVLKLQDKNAAEALLGEGGNEFMFDDFDDMKEF comes from the coding sequence GTGGATAAAAAAAGCAAAGCACGAGAATCTGTTGAGGGCCTTGGCTTAGGGCTCAGTGTTGTTAATGCTCTTGTTGATTCATTGGATGGTGAGATAGATTATGAATCGAGTGAAGAGGGAACGACTTTTACGGTTGTATTGAAGCTGCAAGATAAAAATGCTGCGGAAGCACTCTTGGGTGAAGGTGGTAATGAGTTTATGTTTGATGATTTTGATGATATGAAAGAGTTTTAA
- a CDS encoding transposase family protein, giving the protein MKKYEQMQKHKPKDFKRHIGVNEETFNAMIEVFRQYDENRKKGLGVGGRRSLSPENKVLLMLGYYREYRTLEHIGFDYGVSESTASRIVCEVEEVLIKSGRFSLPSKRELYKSDVALSFVVIDATETPCQRPKKSKESTTQVSKSVIPLKDRL; this is encoded by the coding sequence ATGAAAAAATATGAACAAATGCAAAAGCATAAACCCAAAGATTTTAAGCGCCATATTGGCGTTAATGAAGAGACATTTAACGCAATGATAGAGGTGTTTAGGCAATACGATGAGAATCGTAAAAAAGGATTAGGTGTAGGAGGGAGGAGATCTCTTTCACCAGAAAATAAAGTACTTTTGATGCTTGGCTATTATCGTGAGTATCGCACCCTTGAACATATTGGATTTGATTATGGTGTGAGTGAATCAACGGCTTCAAGGATTGTATGTGAAGTAGAAGAAGTGTTGATTAAGTCTGGTAGATTTTCATTGCCAAGCAAGAGAGAACTCTATAAAAGTGATGTTGCCCTCTCTTTTGTTGTCATTGATGCGACAGAAACGCCTTGTCAAAGACCCAAAAAAAGCAAAGAGAGTACTACTCAGGTAAGCAAAAGCGTCATACCCTTAAAGGACAGATTGTGA
- a CDS encoding transposase family protein, producing the protein MSKTQKKQREYYSGKQKRHTLKGQIVIDKEERIMCVHTAKGTTHDFRLFQESNLPLMPKTCVYVDLGISGYCQRT; encoded by the coding sequence TTGTCAAAGACCCAAAAAAAGCAAAGAGAGTACTACTCAGGTAAGCAAAAGCGTCATACCCTTAAAGGACAGATTGTGATTGATAAAGAGGAGAGGATTATGTGTGTGCATACCGCTAAAGGTACGACACATGATTTTAGACTGTTTCAAGAATCTAATCTCCCCTTGATGCCCAAGACCTGTGTTTATGTTGATTTGGGGATATCTGGGTATTGCCAAAGAACATAG
- a CDS encoding transposase family protein → MLIWGYLGIAKEHSHCQIPHKASKLHPLSEEQKEENRQKASARICVEHVNAKIKTFQILTQKYRNRRKRFNLRFNLICGLINFDRGFAVEYK, encoded by the coding sequence ATGTTGATTTGGGGATATCTGGGTATTGCCAAAGAACATAGCCATTGTCAAATTCCCCATAAAGCCTCCAAACTTCATCCTTTGAGTGAGGAGCAAAAAGAGGAAAACAGACAAAAAGCAAGTGCTAGAATATGTGTTGAACATGTGAATGCTAAAATCAAAACATTTCAGATACTCACCCAAAAATACAGAAACAGAAGAAAACGATTCAATCTACGCTTTAATTTGATATGTGGATTAATCAACTTTGACCGTGGTTTTGCTGTGGAATACAAATGA
- a CDS encoding sensor histidine kinase, producing the protein MAENMSDKALLDEIERRFEQKNTMLEELEFTTKKLYDLNEKLKENDSVKGEFLSLIKNVFNNPISSLLNLSSMMQKNEDSPKTEKIKSFLNTELLKLNFQLTNIFTAAEIEAGEIGSYFSEVDVQKLFDEVLSLFVYLIEEKSLVVESHIDLKETIISDTKKLHCIFSNIISNACEYSFRGKKITVKVDIQGKNLVIAITNIGDVILKE; encoded by the coding sequence ATGGCTGAAAACATGAGCGATAAGGCATTACTTGACGAGATAGAAAGACGGTTTGAGCAAAAAAATACGATGCTTGAAGAGTTAGAGTTTACCACCAAAAAGTTGTACGACCTCAATGAAAAACTCAAAGAAAATGACTCGGTCAAAGGAGAGTTTTTATCGCTGATTAAAAACGTGTTTAACAATCCTATAAGTTCACTCCTTAACCTCTCTTCGATGATGCAAAAAAACGAAGATTCCCCCAAGACAGAAAAAATCAAAAGTTTTTTAAATACAGAACTCCTCAAACTCAACTTTCAACTTACCAATATTTTCACTGCTGCTGAAATTGAAGCAGGAGAGATAGGCAGTTATTTTAGTGAAGTTGATGTGCAAAAGCTATTTGATGAAGTGTTGAGCTTATTTGTGTACTTGATAGAAGAAAAATCCTTGGTAGTAGAATCACACATTGACTTGAAAGAGACCATTATTAGTGATACAAAAAAACTTCATTGTATTTTTTCTAATATCATTTCAAATGCCTGTGAGTACTCTTTTAGAGGCAAAAAAATCACCGTTAAAGTAGACATTCAAGGCAAAAATCTTGTCATTGCTATCACCAATATCGGTGATGTCATTTTAAAAGAGTAG
- a CDS encoding CheR family methyltransferase: MERLTLSKKEFELFRHYIYEHIGISLGAQKIYLVQARLAKRVKLLHLNDFSEYYNILVNDKTGHELEYLCSLISTNVTSFFRESKQWEFWKNNLSTMMEKKNNKLRIWSAACSTGEEPYSIAMFLEENAPNIDIKILATDVSPRVLKEASGGIYSEKAVESLGNIYLNKYFNKVHHNENSVYTIDEKIKRHIVFRGFNLVTGNYDIFKEKKFDIIFCRNVMIYFDKPTQATLVQKFYNMLQPGGYLFIGSSEALTDIKTGFKSRSASIYQKV, from the coding sequence ATGGAGCGGCTCACTCTCAGTAAAAAAGAGTTTGAGCTATTTAGACATTATATTTATGAGCACATTGGTATTTCATTAGGGGCTCAAAAAATTTATTTAGTGCAAGCGCGACTCGCCAAAAGGGTTAAGCTGCTGCATCTTAATGATTTTAGCGAGTATTACAACATTTTAGTGAATGATAAAACTGGACATGAGCTTGAATACCTTTGTTCTTTAATCTCGACAAATGTGACGTCCTTTTTTAGAGAATCGAAGCAGTGGGAGTTTTGGAAAAATAATCTATCAACCATGATGGAGAAGAAAAATAATAAGCTTCGCATTTGGTCTGCTGCATGCTCTACAGGGGAAGAACCTTACAGTATTGCTATGTTTTTAGAAGAAAATGCTCCCAATATTGATATAAAGATTTTAGCGACCGATGTTTCACCTCGGGTTTTAAAAGAAGCCAGTGGTGGCATTTACAGTGAAAAAGCCGTAGAATCATTAGGAAATATTTATCTCAACAAGTATTTTAATAAAGTACACCATAACGAGAATAGCGTTTACACAATCGATGAAAAAATCAAACGTCATATCGTTTTTCGAGGATTTAATCTTGTAACGGGTAATTACGATATTTTTAAAGAAAAAAAATTTGATATCATTTTTTGTCGTAATGTCATGATCTATTTTGACAAACCAACACAAGCGACCTTGGTACAAAAATTTTACAACATGTTGCAACCAGGTGGATATCTTTTTATCGGAAGTTCTGAAGCCTTGACCGATATAAAAACAGGATTTAAATCCAGAAGTGCTTCAATTTATCAAAAGGTATAA
- a CDS encoding chemotaxis protein CheA — protein MSKEKLKQIFIEEATEIIEKMDIDILNFEESPSDKGLLNEIFRGVHTLKGSANAFNFSRLGEFVHHFEDVLDFFRSSDVAPNASHVDVFLEGVTVIKETLVYEVEDQSGTPNGYEACLEKIRNIILHVKSQEEPKSVTSNDLALEFGNDDFEMTPQKKENEEEFFSALQKDEKLFKITLKLDTDIYLRGFDHFLFFKNLLHVGRILSSFWQIPQCDDLESFNAENNEIKEVTVYLASLKMVEDIADVFAFLETEEFEVMLVSPHQKEVEVFKNEEKIEVKEEIKEEKSKTVVAQKSFLKIDSQKLDELFDSIGELVIAQNYLGENSKIKAVKDAEVTKTIENLSKITKLIQNRVMGLRMIPIRDTFEKMKRVARDSSKKVNKPIHLVLEGEDTEIDKTMVEALSDPLIHIIRNSIDHGIESTPADRLKAGKEEEGVVTLSAYHKGGNIIIEVRDDGRGINKQKVYQKALERGIINASDELSDAQVYGLIMQPGFSTADTISDLSGRGVGLDVVRNAIEGVRGKIDIVSAEGKGSTFSIVLPLTLAIIDGMIVRCSDKIYIIPTLSIIESFRPQQESVHIAGGKEEFVQLRSELLPIIRLARALELEHTSPNPWESTLVCIENDKGKFALLVDELVGRQQVVIKTLGKFFAKTEGVSGGAVMGNGEVALILNVEELY, from the coding sequence ATGAGTAAAGAAAAATTAAAACAGATATTTATTGAAGAGGCCACTGAGATTATCGAAAAAATGGATATTGATATTCTTAATTTTGAAGAATCTCCGAGTGATAAAGGGCTTTTGAATGAGATATTTAGAGGGGTCCATACGCTCAAGGGAAGTGCCAATGCGTTTAACTTTTCCCGCCTTGGAGAATTTGTTCATCACTTTGAAGATGTATTAGATTTTTTCAGAAGTAGTGATGTAGCTCCTAATGCTAGTCATGTCGACGTTTTTTTAGAGGGCGTTACGGTTATTAAAGAGACGCTTGTTTATGAAGTTGAAGATCAAAGTGGCACCCCTAATGGCTATGAAGCATGTTTAGAAAAGATACGTAATATTATTTTACATGTAAAGAGTCAAGAAGAACCCAAAAGCGTTACATCTAATGATTTAGCTTTAGAATTTGGAAATGATGATTTTGAGATGACTCCTCAAAAAAAAGAGAATGAAGAAGAATTTTTCAGTGCTTTACAAAAAGATGAAAAGCTTTTCAAAATTACACTTAAACTCGATACAGATATTTATTTACGTGGCTTTGACCATTTTTTATTTTTCAAAAACCTTTTACATGTAGGGAGAATCCTCTCCTCTTTTTGGCAGATACCGCAATGCGATGACCTTGAGTCTTTCAATGCTGAAAATAATGAAATCAAAGAAGTGACGGTTTATCTTGCAAGTCTTAAAATGGTTGAAGATATTGCAGATGTATTTGCTTTTTTAGAAACGGAAGAGTTTGAAGTAATGCTCGTTTCTCCTCATCAAAAAGAGGTGGAAGTTTTCAAAAATGAAGAAAAAATTGAAGTGAAAGAAGAGATAAAAGAAGAAAAGAGCAAAACCGTTGTAGCACAAAAAAGTTTTTTAAAGATAGATTCCCAAAAACTTGATGAATTGTTTGACTCTATTGGTGAGTTGGTTATTGCCCAAAACTATCTTGGAGAAAACAGTAAAATCAAGGCAGTCAAAGATGCTGAAGTAACGAAAACCATTGAAAATCTCTCAAAAATTACCAAATTAATTCAAAATCGTGTGATGGGGCTGAGGATGATCCCTATTCGCGACACCTTTGAAAAGATGAAAAGAGTGGCGAGAGATTCATCCAAAAAAGTCAATAAACCCATTCATCTTGTACTGGAAGGGGAAGATACCGAAATTGACAAGACAATGGTAGAAGCCCTCTCCGACCCACTCATTCATATTATTCGAAATTCCATTGACCATGGCATTGAAAGTACGCCTGCGGATAGACTAAAAGCAGGTAAAGAGGAAGAAGGCGTTGTAACACTGAGTGCATATCATAAAGGGGGCAATATCATTATTGAGGTGCGCGATGATGGCAGAGGTATTAATAAACAAAAAGTGTATCAAAAAGCTTTAGAACGAGGTATTATCAATGCAAGTGATGAGCTGAGTGACGCACAAGTTTATGGGCTTATTATGCAACCTGGCTTCTCAACTGCCGATACCATTAGCGATCTTTCTGGTCGAGGAGTAGGGCTTGATGTGGTACGTAATGCCATTGAGGGTGTACGAGGTAAAATCGACATTGTCTCCGCTGAGGGAAAAGGGAGTACCTTTTCGATTGTTTTACCTCTAACGTTGGCAATTATTGATGGAATGATCGTGCGATGTTCGGATAAAATTTATATTATTCCGACCCTTTCCATCATAGAATCTTTTAGACCACAACAAGAATCCGTACATATTGCTGGTGGTAAAGAAGAGTTTGTACAATTGCGTTCTGAACTATTACCGATTATAAGATTAGCCCGCGCCTTAGAACTTGAACACACTTCTCCAAATCCTTGGGAGTCAACTTTGGTATGCATTGAAAATGACAAAGGCAAATTTGCCCTTTTAGTAGATGAACTGGTTGGTCGACAACAGGTCGTTATTAAAACATTAGGCAAGTTTTTTGCTAAAACTGAGGGTGTCAGTGGCGGAGCTGTCATGGGAAACGGTGAAGTTGCTCTGATTTTAAATGTAGAAGAACTGTACTAA
- a CDS encoding methyl-accepting chemotaxis protein gives MGSNMTLGKRITIGFSILVFITVVLGIIGVVNMRNAASGAEKLSNVYVPGVDVASNIFKTANEIRYDMRAFVLNDDETVLVNVKKNFAELKKYLSQAEELGKKNNLKELLQEEKSASKSLDEYQTWTEQSEKTLAKKKILDLAMVDNAAIFIKSTVAYVDSQQEQLKQDLEDKADKTKLWDRYEKIASINNVISIATEARIAGQRAQVKNDVSLLETAVGKFESIYKNIAQMRATTVRPVNLEQLKNIEASAKAYESALKGFISIMQESSNQGKNLVRISIDVLNSAEAVQDLGLKNVKDISNESNSSLSVASWIMIVGLIVALIISSIVALFIIRSIVKIVTDAVKSLSEGTTQVVSASEQISSASVSLAEGASSQASSVEEVSATIEEATASNNQNADNSREANILAQHSNDAAKVGNHRVIELMSAMEQITASSQKIAKIIKTIDEIAFQTNLLALNAAVEAARAGEHGLGFAVVAEEVKNLAERSAGAAKEITGIIEASIDQVKAGTEVANKTKESFEDILNGIKKTSDLIGEIAISAKEQAEGMNQIATAMGSVDQITQQNASASEETAAAAEELNAQALSMLDNVSELALLAGFDMGKENRAPSNIKRISTPSITPKRLSMSTTSKKPISKPSSTTSRRTNEDVFPLEESDLKEF, from the coding sequence ATGGGCAGCAATATGACGTTAGGAAAGAGAATTACGATTGGCTTTAGCATTTTAGTATTTATCACTGTGGTGTTAGGTATTATAGGTGTTGTTAACATGCGCAATGCGGCAAGCGGGGCTGAAAAACTCTCAAATGTTTATGTCCCAGGAGTAGATGTTGCCTCTAACATCTTTAAAACAGCCAATGAAATACGTTACGACATGCGCGCATTTGTTTTAAATGATGATGAAACCGTTCTTGTCAATGTTAAGAAAAATTTCGCAGAACTTAAAAAATACCTTTCCCAAGCAGAAGAGCTTGGTAAAAAAAATAACCTTAAAGAATTGTTACAGGAAGAGAAATCTGCTTCAAAATCATTAGATGAATACCAAACATGGACAGAGCAAAGTGAAAAAACCTTAGCAAAAAAGAAAATATTAGATTTAGCTATGGTTGATAATGCAGCTATTTTTATAAAAAGTACCGTAGCCTATGTTGATTCTCAGCAAGAACAACTTAAGCAAGATTTAGAGGATAAAGCGGATAAGACAAAACTTTGGGATCGATATGAAAAAATAGCTTCAATTAACAATGTGATATCAATTGCTACCGAAGCAAGAATCGCGGGGCAAAGAGCACAAGTGAAGAATGATGTTTCTTTGTTGGAGACAGCTGTTGGTAAATTTGAGAGTATCTATAAAAATATTGCACAAATGAGAGCTACAACAGTGCGCCCCGTTAACTTGGAACAACTTAAAAATATTGAAGCTTCTGCGAAAGCCTATGAAAGTGCACTTAAAGGTTTTATAAGTATTATGCAAGAATCATCCAATCAAGGCAAAAATTTAGTCAGAATATCCATTGATGTGTTAAATTCTGCCGAAGCTGTTCAAGATTTGGGACTTAAAAATGTAAAAGATATCTCTAATGAGTCAAATAGTTCATTAAGTGTTGCTTCTTGGATCATGATTGTTGGGTTGATTGTAGCATTGATTATTAGCTCGATTGTTGCATTATTTATTATCAGAAGTATTGTTAAAATAGTTACAGATGCAGTGAAATCACTTTCTGAGGGAACCACTCAAGTGGTGAGCGCCAGCGAGCAAATTAGCTCAGCTTCGGTTTCCTTAGCGGAAGGAGCGAGTTCTCAGGCGAGTAGCGTAGAAGAGGTCAGCGCCACTATTGAAGAAGCTACTGCTAGTAATAATCAAAATGCTGATAATTCACGAGAAGCTAATATTTTGGCACAACACTCCAATGATGCTGCGAAAGTCGGTAACCATAGGGTGATAGAACTTATGAGTGCGATGGAGCAAATCACCGCTTCTTCTCAAAAAATAGCCAAAATTATCAAAACAATTGATGAAATAGCTTTCCAAACCAATCTTTTGGCACTCAATGCTGCCGTTGAGGCTGCACGTGCGGGTGAACATGGACTTGGCTTTGCCGTAGTTGCAGAAGAAGTGAAAAACCTCGCAGAGAGAAGTGCTGGGGCTGCTAAAGAGATTACTGGCATTATTGAAGCGAGTATCGATCAAGTGAAAGCTGGAACCGAAGTTGCCAATAAAACCAAAGAGTCTTTTGAAGATATTTTAAATGGTATTAAAAAGACTTCAGATCTTATTGGAGAGATTGCTATTTCTGCTAAAGAGCAAGCAGAAGGAATGAATCAAATTGCCACGGCAATGGGTTCAGTAGATCAAATCACACAACAAAATGCTTCAGCTTCCGAAGAGACAGCCGCTGCAGCGGAAGAACTAAATGCTCAAGCGCTTTCTATGCTTGATAATGTCTCAGAATTAGCATTGCTCGCAGGGTTTGATATGGGAAAAGAAAATCGCGCTCCTTCGAATATCAAAAGAATTTCAACTCCGAGTATAACTCCTAAACGACTTTCGATGTCGACAACGAGTAAAAAGCCTATAAGTAAGCCGTCATCCACAACTTCACGACGCACTAATGAAGATGTTTTTCCTCTAGAAGAAAGCGATCTCAAGGAATTTTAG
- a CDS encoding chemotaxis protein CheW, with protein MEENKIKGVGRVANRFLTFYLEEEIYGVKISDVKEIIAMMKTTPVPKTPRFIKGVMNLRGNIIPVVDMRVKFDMPEVEPQMYTAIVIITIEGKNIGFIVDKVEEVVNVDDENISPPPEFGSNIDTRFIENMAKQKNKVVMILDLVALFGEEELSLVQNLSKTISDKG; from the coding sequence ATGGAAGAGAACAAGATCAAAGGTGTTGGGCGAGTGGCAAATCGATTTCTTACTTTCTATCTTGAAGAGGAGATTTATGGTGTCAAGATCTCCGATGTCAAAGAAATTATTGCGATGATGAAGACAACGCCTGTGCCTAAAACACCCAGATTTATCAAAGGGGTCATGAATTTACGAGGTAATATTATTCCTGTCGTGGATATGCGTGTTAAGTTTGATATGCCAGAAGTTGAACCACAGATGTATACGGCTATTGTTATCATCACCATTGAGGGTAAAAATATTGGTTTTATTGTCGATAAAGTCGAGGAAGTGGTTAATGTAGATGATGAAAATATCTCTCCTCCACCAGAATTTGGTTCCAATATAGATACAAGATTCATTGAAAATATGGCTAAACAGAAAAATAAAGTCGTGATGATACTTGATTTAGTGGCACTTTTTGGTGAAGAAGAGTTGAGTTTAGTTCAAAATTTAAGTAAAACAATCAGTGATAAAGGATAG
- a CDS encoding response regulator — translation MSKRVILVDDSKTILATAEMALEDMIGKGIIEFATYLNPAELLEALLGGAENYDLLISDINMAQMSGLDLSEQLKSHEKFKNRPILILTTESSPEMKARGKSIGVTGWMVKPFSDEKLVKAITMVLGL, via the coding sequence GTGAGTAAACGTGTAATTTTGGTCGATGATTCTAAAACAATTTTGGCGACTGCTGAGATGGCACTTGAAGATATGATAGGAAAAGGGATTATCGAATTTGCAACGTATCTTAATCCTGCCGAGCTTTTAGAGGCGCTTCTTGGAGGTGCTGAAAATTACGACCTTCTCATTAGTGATATTAATATGGCTCAGATGAGTGGGCTTGACCTTTCAGAGCAGTTAAAATCCCATGAAAAATTTAAAAATAGACCTATACTTATTTTAACTACAGAGAGTTCCCCTGAAATGAAGGCAAGAGGTAAATCCATCGGTGTAACAGGCTGGATGGTAAAACCTTTTAGTGATGAAAAGCTTGTAAAAGCTATAACGATGGTATTAGGACTCTAA
- a CDS encoding J domain-containing protein, whose product MRLHLSSDCITINISEYSPYFLHVNQTLSQKFTKSFWVNDTLINFSTPKEAKKRKEFLTSLYYTCARASQSQNLVFLQKLVAMYDKPIKVVKKVVKKMIIHQPYTLDKYYKILEVSQTESLQTIRKKYLCLAKIYHPDHQDTSSVEKFQQIQEAYETIKEQKRKKIAA is encoded by the coding sequence ATGCGTTTGCATCTGAGTTCTGATTGCATCACGATTAATATCTCTGAATACTCACCATACTTTTTACATGTAAACCAAACGTTGTCCCAAAAATTTACTAAATCTTTTTGGGTCAATGATACACTCATTAATTTTTCGACACCAAAAGAAGCAAAAAAAAGAAAAGAATTTCTGACTTCTTTATACTACACATGTGCTCGTGCCTCACAATCCCAAAACTTGGTATTTTTACAAAAACTTGTCGCAATGTACGATAAACCTATCAAAGTCGTCAAAAAAGTCGTAAAAAAAATGATTATACATCAACCATATACTCTGGATAAATACTATAAAATTCTCGAAGTTTCACAAACAGAAAGTTTACAAACCATTCGTAAGAAATATCTCTGCCTCGCCAAAATATATCATCCAGATCACCAAGATACCTCATCTGTTGAGAAGTTTCAACAAATCCAAGAAGCCTACGAAACTATTAAAGAACAAAAGCGTAAAAAAATAGCTGCTTAG
- a CDS encoding AAA family ATPase — translation MENTSHKIITISRQIGSGGAYVGQQLAKKLNFSYVDREIISQAAKEFSMLEEDLESRDEKVPSFWQSFLQSSICSPDVYLPPQVFVPTEEAIFKVESEIIKGIAKDRSAIIIGRCGSHILRDNPNHISIFLHAESQFRQKRIKALYHLSNIEAHKMLEQSDDERARYHQLLTGKSWSDATQYDLCMNTSKLGIDFSIELIAQILNTHSPLLDSR, via the coding sequence ATGGAAAATACATCCCATAAAATCATCACTATTAGTCGCCAAATAGGTAGTGGTGGTGCTTATGTTGGGCAACAATTGGCGAAAAAACTTAATTTTAGTTATGTTGACCGAGAAATCATCTCTCAAGCAGCTAAAGAATTTTCCATGCTTGAAGAAGATCTAGAATCACGTGATGAAAAAGTACCCTCTTTTTGGCAATCCTTCTTACAATCTAGCATTTGCAGCCCCGATGTTTATCTGCCACCACAAGTTTTTGTTCCCACAGAAGAGGCTATTTTTAAAGTTGAATCTGAAATTATTAAAGGTATTGCCAAAGATCGTTCTGCCATTATTATAGGAAGATGTGGCTCACATATTTTGCGCGACAATCCAAATCATATCAGTATTTTTTTACACGCAGAAAGTCAATTTCGTCAAAAACGCATTAAAGCGTTATACCATCTTTCAAATATTGAAGCACATAAAATGCTGGAGCAAAGCGATGATGAACGCGCTCGTTACCATCAATTACTCACAGGAAAATCATGGAGTGATGCCACACAATACGATCTTTGTATGAATACAAGCAAACTAGGGATTGACTTCAGTATAGAGCTCATTGCACAGATATTAAACACTCATAGCCCTCTTTTAGATTCAAGATAG
- a CDS encoding Opr family porin, translating into MGKVVLGRQAVDFNWLTDYIEGATFEFKGIESLVFNMAWARKYSVVDIDEVSEAFSKLNNNNGIYMLDLKYTPIEALELNPYLYYGDNLLSAYGLKATVTLEPSEAFKTITMAHYVTINSDVVGTLDGSFAQVEQGVDFLGAKLALGYIKVNKDGMAGLGEFGDQLPFEEHNHTFDKDAKTPYISAAYEIEGIKLGAIYGSTSYLDETSGDKIREKELNLTIGYEIIKNLEASMIYANIDNDNNDESYNAIKAHIAYKF; encoded by the coding sequence ATGGGAAAAGTCGTTCTTGGTCGCCAAGCAGTGGATTTTAATTGGTTGACCGATTATATCGAGGGTGCGACATTTGAATTTAAAGGCATTGAAAGTCTTGTTTTCAATATGGCATGGGCACGTAAATACTCGGTTGTGGACATCGATGAAGTTTCTGAAGCGTTTAGTAAACTTAATAATAACAATGGCATCTATATGTTAGATCTCAAATACACGCCGATTGAAGCGCTGGAACTCAATCCTTATCTTTATTATGGCGATAATCTTTTGAGTGCTTACGGTCTTAAAGCGACCGTGACCTTAGAGCCAAGTGAAGCGTTTAAAACGATTACCATGGCGCATTATGTAACGATTAACAGTGATGTTGTAGGCACGTTGGATGGTTCTTTTGCTCAAGTAGAACAAGGTGTTGACTTTTTGGGTGCGAAATTAGCGCTTGGGTATATTAAAGTGAATAAAGATGGCATGGCAGGGCTTGGGGAGTTTGGCGATCAATTACCTTTTGAAGAGCACAATCATACGTTTGATAAAGATGCTAAAACACCTTATATAAGTGCAGCATATGAAATTGAAGGCATTAAGCTGGGTGCCATTTACGGTAGCACAAGCTATTTAGATGAAACTTCAGGGGATAAAATCAGAGAGAAAGAGCTTAACTTGACTATTGGATATGAGATCATCAAAAACCTTGAAGCTTCGATGATTTATGCCAATATTGATAACGACAACAACGATGAAAGCTATAATGCCATTAAAGCGCATATCGCCTATAAGTTTTAA
- a CDS encoding DUF2325 domain-containing protein: protein MSVLVIGGDKIDSIASVLQDFSFEKITHWDARNPSVVKKDIPQDVHLVIMLTNFLNHNAMNKFKSEAKRKAIEFICAKRSESSVFCELCKKYSPNGCMFEK, encoded by the coding sequence ATGTCAGTACTTGTCATAGGTGGAGATAAAATTGATTCGATAGCGTCGGTATTGCAAGATTTCTCTTTTGAGAAAATCACACATTGGGATGCGCGAAATCCTTCTGTCGTGAAAAAAGATATTCCGCAAGATGTTCATCTGGTCATCATGTTGACGAATTTTCTAAATCACAATGCGATGAATAAATTTAAAAGCGAGGCAAAACGAAAGGCCATTGAATTTATCTGTGCAAAGCGCAGTGAAAGTTCTGTCTTTTGTGAGCTTTGTAAAAAATACAGCCCAAATGGTTGTATGTTCGAAAAATAA